The Lathyrus oleraceus cultivar Zhongwan6 unplaced genomic scaffold, CAAS_Psat_ZW6_1.0 chrUn0030, whole genome shotgun sequence genome has a segment encoding these proteins:
- the LOC127112064 gene encoding cyclin-B1-2, protein MEEASKTIAHQIGGIQNDVLRFGLPGVKSDIVGSHPLESSLQSVRGVEEAMKRQCKVNLYGAAFPLKEELDRQILSRFQRPPGVIPSSMLGLETVTGSLDHFGFEDFLNGDMTCLSFFFWMYYLGFELISEFASVPNWGGLPRLILALLVDGM, encoded by the exons ATGGAGGAAGCATCTAAAACCATTGCACACCAAATCGGAGGTATCCAAAACGACGTGCTTCGATTCGGACTCCCCGGAGTCAAAAGCGACATTGTTGGCTCTCACCCTCTCGAATCATCTCTCCAATCT GTAAGGGGAGTGGAAGAAGCTATGAAGAGGCAATGCAAAGTGAATCTGTATGGAGCTGCTTTTCCACTGAAGGAGGAGCTTGATAGGCAAATACTTTCTCG GTTCCAGAGGCCTCCTGGGGTAATTCCTTCTTCAATGCTGGGTTTAGAGACTGTTACAGGAAGTCTTGATCACTTTGGTTTCGAGGATTTTCTAAATGGTGATATGACTTgcctttcttttttcttttg GATGTACTACCTTGGTTTCGAACTGATTTCAGAATTTGCATCTGTACCGAATTGGGGTGGGCTGCCACGGTTAATTCTTGCActtttg